From a single Raphanus sativus cultivar WK10039 chromosome 3, ASM80110v3, whole genome shotgun sequence genomic region:
- the LOC108844325 gene encoding succinate dehydrogenase subunit 4, mitochondrial translates to MSLRRSILGLHRQTHNLSLSKALPFSMSNISSPCAASAAVRNPIGREISSIPFSLLTQKPNSGNLAAADRSVSSPGKSDLAKFARLPSSRGYSNASLVRKIPVLFHINAGMEEVLADYVHQEMTRNLMVISLGLFQIIVIKDVIVFLFF, encoded by the coding sequence ATGTCTCTCCGCCGCTCTATCCTCGGTCTCCACCGACAAACCCACAACCTATCTCTCTCAAAGGCGTTACCTTTCTCGATGAGTAACATCTCCTCCCCGTGCGCTGCATCCGCCGCCGTGAGGAACCCAATCGGAAGAGAAATCTCCTCGATCCCATTTTCCCTACTAACCCAGAAACCTAACTCTGGGAATCTCGCCGCCGCCGATCGTTCGGTTTCTTCTCCTGGGAAATCTGATCTCGCCAAATTCGCTCGTCTCCCATCGTCTCGAGGTTACAGTAACGCATCTCTCGTACGGAAGATCCCTGTTCTGTTTCACATTAACGCAGGGATGGAAGAAGTTTTGGCGGATTATGTTCACCAGGAGATGACTAGGAATCTTATGGTCATCTCTCTGGGCTTGTTCCAGATCATCGTTATCAAAGATGTCATcgtgtttcttttcttctga